A DNA window from Pseudodesulfovibrio thermohalotolerans contains the following coding sequences:
- a CDS encoding DUF5675 family protein, translating to MENAYLIRMRTGNEGTFGSLFFGGKRLYTAELPWRDNRSNLSCIPCGTYIVVPHLSRRFGRVYHVLDVPGRSAILLHSGNYAGNSEMGLKTHSHGCILPGLHLGSLGGQAAVLSSRPAITALVAHFGDNHFNLTIEGV from the coding sequence ATGGAAAATGCGTATCTTATAAGGATGCGCACGGGAAACGAGGGGACCTTCGGGTCCCTTTTTTTTGGCGGCAAACGGCTTTACACGGCCGAGCTTCCTTGGCGGGACAACCGCTCGAACCTGTCCTGCATTCCCTGCGGCACCTACATCGTCGTCCCGCACCTGTCTCGGCGTTTCGGGCGTGTCTACCACGTCCTGGACGTTCCGGGCCGGAGCGCGATCCTGCTCCATTCCGGCAACTATGCCGGCAACTCGGAGATGGGTCTCAAAACACATAGCCACGGCTGTATCCTGCCAGGTCTCCACCTCGGGAGCCTTGGCGGCCAAGCGGCCGTCTTGTCGTCCCGTCCGGCGATCACCGCCCTTGTCGCTCACTTTGGCGACAACCATTTCAACCTCACAATCGAAGGAGTATAG